The segment AGCCTTTCGCTGCTGGCGGTTTTGTTGAGCCTGCGGCGTGTCTCCATCACCACCGTCAAGTTGTCTTTGCTGGGGATTATCTGCATTTACCAGTTGGTTTCGTTTTCGGATTTCACCTTTGCGGGCAGGCTTTATACCGAAGGTCTAAGCGCCACAGCCCTTTGGTTTCCGGTGGTTTTCCCGGTGGCTTTTGTGTTTTTGCCAGCCTGGACAGCCCTGCGTTTTTCAGTATTTTTTTACTTGCTGACCGTGTTGATTGGCCTACTGGGTTTTTACGTTACCCCGCAAGTAGACCAGCGGGCGCTCAACACTGTGGTTCAGTTTTACCTGGCCAGCCTGGCTTTTTTGTACACGCAGGCCATTTATGCCCGCTACCGTGAGCAGTATGTGGATATGCACCAGATTGCCCATACCGATCCTCTTACCAGGATTGCCAATCGGCGGCTCATGCAGGATTTGCTGGAAAAAAGCTGTGAGGTTGCCAGGACTGAGAAAACGGGTTTCGTGGTGCTATTGATTGACCTGGATCACTTCAAGCGTATCAACGATTTGTATGGACACTCAGTAGGCGACCAGGTCTTGCGTGAGGTTGCATCGCTTTTGCAGGGGGTTTTGCGCCAAGAACAGAGCCTGGCTCGTTGGGGTGGCGAGGAGTTTATGGTTTTGGCTCCCAAGACCGATATGCACCAGGCCCAAGAGCTCGCCAAACGCATCGCCGGGTCGCTGGCCAGCACCAAGTTGGTAGGACAGCTTGAGGTCAGTGCCAGCATAGGCCTGGCGACATACCGCGAGGGCGATAGCAGCGATACGGTGGTTCGCCGGGCAGATGCCGCCATGTACCGTGCCAAGGCTTCGGGGCGCAACCGCGTTGAGGCGGAGGCTTGATAAGAAAGGTGGCTGAATATCGCTCTACAAAAAACAAGTCGGTTAGGGTTCTAACACATCAATCACCCCAAGACTGGCCTTGCTGCTGAGGTCGTAGAGGAAAACGGATTGCCCCAGCGCAACGATATCACCAGGCTTAACGTCGGCAGTAAAGGTTGCCAGGCGCAAATTGCCGGGGCTGTGCTCGAGCTGCGCTCCTTCCGGTAAGGGGGCGAATCGCAAGCGCTCGAGGATGGTCTCGCCCGTGGCCAGACCCAAGTCGGTTGTTTCGACCAGTAGTAGCATTCGTCTACGTTGTTCGGGACGCCCACCCAGGTAGCGCACGCACACCAACGGTACAGGAACCCCCTCGAGGGCCGAAAAGGTGATTTCCCCGAGAGGCTTTGCTACGGCATCCTCGAGCTGAACAGGCTGCTCGAAGAGGATTCGGTTACCTGGTTCGAGCAGGCCTTCGCTGGTTCGGGCTCGAATGCCCTGGGGCAGTTGTAAAAGCCGCAGCCCCCCTTTGGAAAGCATCAAGCCCATTCCCAGCAAGACCGGGAGATTGAGTTTCTTGCCCAAATCAATCACGTCCAGGCCCCCCAGGTCAAAGCTGACCGGGCGGCTGCTGCTCGAGGCAAAGGTGGCCTTGCCCCAACGGATCAGGGTAGCTTGTCTTGGATTGATCACCTCGAAACTCCCAATCAGCCCTTCCTCGCTGTAGAGTCGTGCAGCTCGGTTAAAAGGCAGGATAGCACCTACCTCGAGGGACTCCTGGGTCAGCAGCGTTACGCCTTCGGGAAGTTCCTCAACCTGCGCCCCGGTACTGCTGCCCATCAGGAGCAGCCCCCGTAGCAGTGGATTGGCCCACAACAAACCCAGGTCTACCAGCTGGCCTTCTTTGAGCTCGAGCTGCCTTGGCCCATCTACAGGGGTCAGCAAGGACGCATAGGGCGATGGAAACTCCGTAGTGGAGGTTGGAATGCGTTGCCTACGTCGGGGTCTTTGCCTCTGCCAGAGCCATCCACCCCCCAGGGCCAGTGGGAGAAGGGCGGCCAGCAGCCACCCGAGCCACCTCCCCTGGGTGCTTGGGCCTAGTAGGGGGGGTCTGGGCAACGCGAGCCTTGCTCCTCTCGGGGTTCCGATGTTCCAATCCACCTGCTCGAGGCCCCTGCCGTCGCCGATACCCTGATTGAGCAGCTCGATTGCTACCGATTGTCCCGGTCTCAGGCGAACCGGCCCCGCTTTTCCATTGAAGCGAACCTGTA is part of the Meiothermus sp. CFH 77666 genome and harbors:
- a CDS encoding GGDEF domain-containing protein — translated: MFRWISDHERQETQMRGYYIPLLILGAAAALIGRLMSSGETWVDFVFLPAMSVSLSLLAVLLSLRRVSITTVKLSLLGIICIYQLVSFSDFTFAGRLYTEGLSATALWFPVVFPVAFVFLPAWTALRFSVFFYLLTVLIGLLGFYVTPQVDQRALNTVVQFYLASLAFLYTQAIYARYREQYVDMHQIAHTDPLTRIANRRLMQDLLEKSCEVARTEKTGFVVLLIDLDHFKRINDLYGHSVGDQVLREVASLLQGVLRQEQSLARWGGEEFMVLAPKTDMHQAQELAKRIAGSLASTKLVGQLEVSASIGLATYREGDSSDTVVRRADAAMYRAKASGRNRVEAEA
- a CDS encoding vWA domain-containing protein; translated protein: MYSARWIAVWMLALGLAYAQDCTPKALASEQPPPAFFRYSFLVDTSASMVGRGNGRAVIFPQLQEKLLDFVRAVRGRAEVWITPFNQGATPTARFRLPEERQGLESYISGLEANGANTWLYRSLQDIFIELPADPTVGNVVYVLTDGIDNDRQRPSLNQVLQAYASKRGPHDFLYYVGLGQAVPEDIQAAFASFPLACAISAAVGVVPTFAHARVSPGQVDLGNFKLEPSARRVELEVRFLGPSVPLTLFYQDEARGRLEIEPTTLVLEQTPLSFRLSQTSSLPDGNYGGYLVLSGPPGTVVTPAAIPVRFTFNPGALYRLVLLEGSNGALNPGRKGIFKYRLEGNEWAIEPITVDLENLPQGLQVRFNGKAGPVRLRPGQSVAIELLNQGIGDGRGLEQVDWNIGTPRGARLALPRPPLLGPSTQGRWLGWLLAALLPLALGGGWLWQRQRPRRRQRIPTSTTEFPSPYASLLTPVDGPRQLELKEGQLVDLGLLWANPLLRGLLLMGSSTGAQVEELPEGVTLLTQESLEVGAILPFNRAARLYSEEGLIGSFEVINPRQATLIRWGKATFASSSSRPVSFDLGGLDVIDLGKKLNLPVLLGMGLMLSKGGLRLLQLPQGIRARTSEGLLEPGNRILFEQPVQLEDAVAKPLGEITFSALEGVPVPLVCVRYLGGRPEQRRRMLLLVETTDLGLATGETILERLRFAPLPEGAQLEHSPGNLRLATFTADVKPGDIVALGQSVFLYDLSSKASLGVIDVLEP